From Camelina sativa cultivar DH55 chromosome 7, Cs, whole genome shotgun sequence, one genomic window encodes:
- the LOC104703732 gene encoding vacuolar protein 8-like — MGEETSEESKASIEKAIEAISSLISLSHSIKSFNIKWQLIRTKLEELYSGLAALSNLNSGFDPSLSILISAILISLKDTYDLATRCVNVSYSGKLLMQSDLDVMAGKFDRHTRNLSRIYSAGILSHGFAIVVSKPNGNACKDEMRFYIRDLLTRMKIGDLEMKKQALVKLNEAMEEDDRYVKIVIEISDMVISLVGFLDSELGVQEESAKAVFFISGFGSYRGVLIRSGVIGPLVRVLENGNGVAKEASARCLMRLTENSENAWSVSAHGGVSALLKICSCSEFGGELVGASCGVLRNLVGVEEIKRYMTEEDDTVATFIKLIGSKEEIVQVNSIDLLLSMCCKDEQTREILVREGGIQELVSVLSDPNSLSSSKSKEVALRAIDNLCFGSAGCLNALMSCKFLDHLLNLLRNGEISVQESALKVTSRLCSLQEEVKRIMGDAGFMPELVKFLDAKSLDVREMASVALYCLISVPRNRKKFAQDDFNISHILQLLDHEDGSNVSSDSGNTKFLISILMSLTSCNSARRKIATSGYLKSIEKLAETEGSDAKKLVKKLSMNRFRSILSGIWHT; from the exons ATGGGAGAAGAAACGAGTGAAGAATCAAAAGCAAGCATAGAGAAAGCAATCGAAGCTATATCTTCATTGATTTCACTCTCTCactcaatcaaatctttcaaCATCAAATGGCAACTCATAAGAACAAAGCTCGAAGAGCTTTACTCTGGTCTCGCTGCTTTATCAAATCTCAATTCCGGATTCGAcccatctctctctatcttaaTCTCAGCCATCCTAATCTCTCTCAAAGACACTTACGATCTCGCTACTCGTTGCGTCAACGTTTCCTACAGCGGGAAGCTTCTGATGCAGAGTGATTTAGATGTCATGGCTGGGAAGTTCGATCGACATACAAGGAACCTTTCTCGGATTTACTCAGCTGGGATTCTAAGCCATGGCTTCGCGATCGTTGTGTCGAAGCCTAATGGTAACGCTTGTAAAGATGAGATGAGGTTTTACATTAGGGATTTgttgacgaggatgaagatTGGGGATctggagatgaagaaacaaGCTTTG GTTAAGCTTAATGAAGCtatggaagaagatgatagatATGTTAAGATTGTGATTGAGATTAGTGATATGGTTATTAGCCTTGTTGGGTTTCTTGATTCTGAGTTGGGGGTTCAAGAAGAGTCTGCGAAAGCTGTGTTTTTTATATCTGGGTTTGGTTCTTATAGGGGTGTTTTGATTAGATCGGGTGTGATTGGTCCTTTGGTTAGGGTTCTTGAGAATGGGAATGGTGTTGCTAAAGAAGCGTCTGCAAGGTGTTTGATGAGATTAACGGAGAATTCTGAGAATGCTTGGTCTGTCTCTGCTCATGGAGGTGTCTCAGCGTTGCTAAAGATATGTTCTTGCAGCGAGTTTGGTGGTGAATTGGTCGGTGCTTCGTGTGGAGTGTTGAGAAATCTCGTTGGTGTTGAAGAGATCAAGAGGTATATgactgaagaagatgatactgTTGCTACTTTCATCAAGCTTATTGGATCCAAGGAAGAGATCGTTCAGGTAAATTCTATTGATCTTTTGTTAAGTATGTGTTGTAAAGACGAACAAACCCGTGAGATCTTGGTTAGAGAAGGAGGAATTCAGGAGCTAGTGAGTGTGTTGTCAGATCCAAATTCGTTGTCTTCTTCGAAATCTAAGGAGGTGGCATTAAGGGCTATTGATAACTTATGTTTTGGATCTGCTGGTTGTTTGAATGCATTAATGAGTTGCAAGTTCTTGGATCATTTGCTAAATCTGTTACGAAATGGTGAAATCTCTGTTCAAGAATCAGCCTTGAAGGTCACATCTAGGCTATGTAGTTTGCAAGAAGAGGTTAAGAGGATAATGGGAGACGCTGGTTTTATGCCAGAGCTAGTTAAATTTCTTGACGCCAAATCTTTAGATGTAAGAGAAATGGCGAGCGTTGCGCTCTACTGTTTGATCTCGGTTCCAAGGAACAGGAAGAAGTTTGCACAAGACGACTTTAACATTAGCCACATTCTTCAGTTACTAGACCATGAAGATGGGAGCAATGTGAGCAGCGATTCGGGTAACACGAAGTTTTTGATATCGATTTTGATGTCTTTAACGAGCTGTAATAGCGCGAGAAGAAAGATTGCGACTTCAGGGTATTTGAAAAGCATTGAGAAGTTAGCAGAAACTGAAGGTTCAGATGCTAAGAAACTTGTGAAGAAGCTATCTATGAACAGATTCCGCAGCATACTCAGTGGTATTTGGCAtacctaa
- the LOC104705159 gene encoding uncharacterized protein LOC104705159, with protein MDQALMAMSLEEEDIPFTLPDLPEFSSCERNYLSLIGRILNPKCQSVSGVVFDMPRKWQKGDRIRGIALSKERFQFIFQNEHDLEDVLNKGFQTYNDWGLIMERWTEHPAADSLQFTTLWVQIRNIPINHYTAPAITAIGELAGQVLHVAFDPSRAQGKEYVRVQIRFDVSKPLRKSKVIGLPNNKSVEIFFNYEKVQKRCFKCQRLSHEVDFCPILIKNREDTVLARRMGMATPKANSLTILKEADPLFSVLREDQVGINPLSGRPRIAPEVLEGMRQYLMSANGEERSFKEDRVRKTVCEAEKSPFTQKSTLSLEPIPIISHNVDIGKGRTFGYDSAESSSKTMLIHEDESPTEVSAQRIVGFSGRKAYSVSDSIDYYNQDATGVSVPFLASSSVNRIGFSETSPSGSSQKKQKPRKRQQKRARLLKGKDLSKSIGEGVKSIGLTIGKVEKRKAREDLDGEPSAVKAKSLMGLGRPQDLTIPRLMELRKKHFPEIMFLMETMNCKDVIVDIQVWLGYENVYAVDPVGTCGGLALFWKKSVDISVYYEDKNLLDLAVQFGEYSSFLTCVYGNPNFCYRYQVWERLTRFGLSRKGNWCMIGDFNEILNNEEKLGGPRRSDNSFLPFSTMLKDCGMSELPSSGNGFTWGGRRGTHWIQSKLDRCFANKDWVSCFPAANQAFLPKRGSDHRPILVSLVSSQDLYRGSFRFDKRLLHKPGVKEAISMVWRQSAISAPAPVSQRIRDCRRVLSKWKKENEMNSKVKIIAIQNELELVQSSSDPSASRLRSLKNKLVEANKEEESHWQQKSRDKWMLEGDRNTKFFHASVKNLRSKNGLDKLQDPNGIVHRSEASKGEVAASYFQNLFSTSSPVDIQAMLEGVTPRVTDVMNQSLLAKVSKEEVKNAVFSINPSKAPGADGMTGMFFQQYWDIVGHQVTSEVLAFFDSGIFPKEWNFTQLCLIPKKVNSSLMSDLRPISLCSVLYKVVAKIIMSRLQPLLSEIVSPNQSAFIPERLISDNILIAHEAIHGLRTDKVIAKEFMAVKTDMSKAYDRMEWSYLEALMLGLGFHQRWVQLVMFCVTSVTYTVLINGQPFGIINPQRGLRQGDPLSPALFVLCAEGLTHLLNKAESEGKIYGIQFSTEGPAIHHLLFADDSLFMIKASEDQGCALQKILSDYGEVTGQLINLEKSSITFGAQVEQSLKTMIATRLGIFKEGGAGTYLGLPECFSGSKVEMLSYIHDRMKGRMSGWFARTLSQGGKEILLKSVAMAMPVFAMTCFKLPKKTCENLSSAMSAFWWDSTENKKKMHWISWEKLCLPKHAGGLGFKDIQIFNQALLSKQAWRVLQDKDCLFARFFKSRYFPDSDFLSATLGYRPSYAWRSILHGRDLLKRGLRQMIGDGASTFVWSSRWVLDGIMRAPLMKNILFDLDLMVKDLLDTTTQSWDLAKLQYHFYPRDVELILKIKPVMSSEDYLIWEHTKSGAYSVKSGYWAAYQREKIDLLTEALMQPSVLPIKNQIWKISTATKIRNFLWKVVSGAIPVADKMLSRGMKVDSRCQSCGLEGESVNHVLFSCTVARQVWAMFNFPVPCNGFDSESVFQNIYYLLLVSKNSKYPVEVRTAFPWVLWQLWKNRNLFSFEGRSFCASRTIAKIRDNASQWFHVQSLTAADAIIERSKADLGKKGWYPPVQGWKKCNLGSSWDKETSTGGAAWVLRNKKGETLMHSRRSFASVFSKMDASLLCWLWAIESMKSLNFDKIVFASEDSALMGAIQRPPAWPSFKFQSRSVGNALGSFLQWKIWLEERSSNLVTHLIAKSVTREDRRQSYVAIGYPFWLHNLFVSNCAFIRL; from the exons ATGGATCAAGCGTTGATGGCGATGTCCTTAGAAGAGGAGGATATACCGTTTACTCTCCCAGATCTGCCAGAGTTCAGCTCTTGTGAAAGGAATTATCTTAGTCTGATCGGAAGAATTCTAAATCCGAAGTGCCAATCAGTATCTGGAGTAGTATTCGATATGCCAAGAAAATGGCAGAAGGGTGATAGAATTAGAGGAATTGCGCTGTCAAAGGAAAGATTTCAGTTTATCTTCCAGAATGAACATGATCTAGAAGATGTTTTGAATAAGGGATTTCAGACATATAACGACTGGGGTCTGATAATGGAGAGATGGACCGAACATCCTGCAGCAGATTCACTTCAGTTTACTACTCTTTGGGTGCAGATCCGGAATATCCCCATTAACCATTATACGGCTCCTGCGATTACGGCAATTGGAGAGTTAGCTGGTCAAGTACTTCACGTAGCATTTGATCCGTCGCGAGCTCAAGGCAAAGAGTATGTTAGAGTTCAAATTCGTTTTGATGTCTCCAAGCCTCTAAGGAAATCAAAGGTGATAGGTCTTCCCAACAATAAATCAGTAGAAATCTTCTTTAACTACGAGAAAGTTCAAAAGAGATGCTTTAAGTGCCAACGCTTATCTCATGAAGTTGACTTCTGTCCTATTCTGATAAAGAACCGAGAAGACACTGTGCTGGCTAGAAGAATGGGAATGGCCACTCCAAAGGCAAATTCCCTTACTATTCTTAAAGAAGCAGACCCACTGTTCAGTGTCTTAAGAGAAGATCAAGTGGGCATAAACCCCCTTTCTGGACGTCCCAGGATTGCCCCAGAAGTGCTGGAAGGCATGAGGCAATATCTCATGTCTGCTAATGGAGAAGAAAGATCATTTAAGGAAGATAGAGTCAGGAAAACGGTTTGTGAAGCAGAAAAATCCCCTTTCACCCAGAAATCTACTCTCAGTCTAGAACCAATTCCAATCATCTCCCATAATGTGGATATTGGTAAAGGTAGAACCTTTGGATATGATTCTGCTGAATCTTCATCAAAAACAATGCTGATACATGAAGATGAGTCACCTACAGAGGTGTCGGCTCAGAGGATTGTTGGTTTTTCAGGAAGGAAAGCTTACTCTGTTTCAGATTCTATTGATTATTATAATCAGGATGCTACTGGTGTTTCTGTTCCCTTCTTGGCTAGTTCTTCGGTGAATAGGATAGGTTTCTCTGAAACTAGTCCTTCCGGCTCTAgccaaaagaaacagaaaccaaGAAAGAGGCAGCAAAAAAGAGCAAGATTACTAAAAGGCAAAGATCTGTCAAAATCGATTGGGGAGGGCGTGAAGTCCATTGGTCTGACTATTGGAAAAGTGGAAAAGAGGAAAGCAAGGGAGGATTTGGATGGTGAACCCAGTGCTGTTAAGGCAAAATCACTAATG GGATTGGGGCGGCCTCAAGATCTGACAATTCCTCGTCTCATGGAATTGCGTAAAAAACACTTTCCTGAGATAATGTTCTTGATGGAAACGATGAACTGTAAGGATGTTATTGTAGATATTCAAGTCTGGCTTGGTTATGAGAATGTATATGCTGTGGACCCTGTTGGAACCTGTGGTGGGTTAGCTTTGTTTTGGAAAAAGAGTGTAGATATATCGGTGTACTATGAGGATAAGAATCTATTAGACTTAGCTGTACAGTTTGGAGAGTATAGTTCTTTCCTTACCTGCGTTTATGGGAATCCCAATTTCTGTTATAGATACCAAGTTTGGGAAAGACTGACAAGATTTGGGTTATCTAGAAAAGGAAACTGGTGTATGATTGGGGATTTCAACGAGATTTTAAACAATGAAGAAAAACTCGGTGGTCCAAGAAGAAGTGATAACTCTTTTCTACCATTCTCTACCATGCTTAAAGACTGTGGAATGTCGGAGCTTCCTAGTTCTGGCAATGGATTCACTTGGGGAGGGCGTAGGGGAACCCACTGGATACAAAGTAAGTTGGATAGATGCTTCGCTAATAAGGACTGGGTGTCGTGTTTCCCTGCGGCTAATCAAGCTTTTCTCCCCAAAAGAGGATCTGACCACAGACCAATATTGGTAAGTCTTGTCTCTTCGCAAGATTTATACAGAGGATCTTTTAGATTTGACAAGAGATTGCTACACAAGCCAGGAGTTAAAGAAGCGATAAGCATGGTATGGAGGCAATCTGCTATTTCGGCTCCAGCTCCAGTTTCGCAGAGAATTAGAGACTGTAGAAGAGTGCTTAGTAAGTGGAAGAAGGAGAATGAGATGAACTCAAAAGTTAAAATCATTGCCATCCAAAACGAATTGGAATTGGTTCAGTCTTCTTCAGATCCTTCTGCATCCAGATTAAGATCTTTGAAAAACAAGTTGGTTGAAGCGAATAAGGAAGAGGAATCTCACTGGCAACAAAAGAGTAGAGACAAATGGATGCTTGAAGGAGACAGAAACACCAAATTCTTCCATGCTTCAGTTAAAAACTTGAGATCTAAGAATGGTTTGGATAAGCTCCAAGATCCAAATGGCATAGTGCACAGATCAGAAGCCTCCAAAGGTGAAGTGGCGGCCAGTTATTTTCAGAACCTCTTCTCCACTTCTTCTCCGGTCGATATTCAAGCAATGCTAGAAGGTGTTACTCCCAGAGTTACTGATGTGATGAATCAATCGTTACTAGCTAAAGTATCCAAAGAGGAAGTTAAAAATGCAGTTTTCTCTATCAATCCATCTAAAGCTCCTGGGGCTGATGGGATGACTGGTATGTTTTTTCAACAATACTGGGATATTGTCGGTCATCAAGTCACTTCTGAGGTGTTGGCTTTCTTTGATTCGGGTATCTTTCCAAAAGAATGGAACTTCACTCAGTTGTGCCTCATACCAAAAAAGGTAAACTCTTCTCTAATGAGTGATCTAAGACCAATTAGCCTCTGTTCTGTACTGTATAAAGTGGTGGCCAAGATTATCATGTCAAGACTCCAACCCCTTCTTTCTGAGATAGTGTCGCCTAATCAGTCTGCTTTTATCCCGGAAAGGCTCATCTCAGATAATATTCTTATTGCTCATGAAGCCATTCATGGATTGAGGACAGACAAAGTTATCGCGAAGGAGTTTATGGCTGTCAAAACCGATATGTCCAAAGCATATGATAGAATGGAGTGGAGTTACTTAGAAGCTTTGATGTTGGGTCTCGGGTTTCATCAACGGTGGGTGCAATTGGTTATGTTCTGTGTGACTTCAGTCACTTATACTGTTTTGATAAATGGACAGCCTTTTGGTATTATCAATCCTCAGAGAGGACTTAGACAGGGGGATCCCTTATCCCCTGCCCTGTTTGTGTTGTGTGCAGAAGGACTTACTCATCTTCTCAACAAAGCGGAATCAGAGGGTAAGATTTATGGTATCCAATTTTCGACAGAAGGTCCGGCTATCCATCACTTGCTATTCGCAGACGACAGTCTGTTTATGATCAAAGCTTCAGAGGATCAAGGTTGTGCCCTTCAAAAGATCCTTTCTGATTATGGGGAGGTAACAGGACAATTGATTAATCTGGAAAAGTCATCAATCACTTTTGGAGCCCAGGTAGAGCAGTCTTTAAAGACAATGATTGCAACTAGGTTGGGGATTTTTAAAGAAGGAGGAGCAGGTACCTATCTTGGCCTACCTGAGTGCTTTAGTGGATCCAAAGTGGAGATGTTAAGCTACATTCATGATAGAATGAAAGGTAGAATGTCCGGTTGGTTTGCAAGGACCTTGTCCCAAGGAGGAAAAGAGATTCTGCTCAAGTCGGTGGCTATGGCAATGCCAGTGTTCGCTATGACCTGCTTCAAGCTCCCAAAGAAAACTTGTGAGAATTTATCTTCAGCTATGTCAGCATTTTGGTGGGATtcaacagaaaataaaaagaaaatgcattggatttcaTGGGAAAAGCTTTGCTTACCAAAACATGCGGGCGGACTGGGGTTCAAAGATATCCAAATATTCAATCAGGCTCTTTTGTCTAAACAAGCTTGGAGAGTGCTGCAAGACAAGGATTGCTTATTTGCACGTTTTTTCAAAAGCAGGTATTTTCCTGATAGCGATTTCCTTAGTGCAACTCTTGGCTATAGACCCTCCTATGCATGGAGAAGTATCCTTCATGGAAGGGATCTTCTAAAAAGAGGGCTCAGACAGATGATAGGAGATGGAGCCTCAACCTTTGTATGGTCATCTAGGTGGGTGCTAGATGGGATCATGAGAGCCCCTCTTATGAAAAACATTCTGTTTGATCTGGATCTTATGGTGAAGGATTTACTGGATACCACTACTCAATCTTGGGACTTGGCTAAGTTGCAATATCACTTTTACCCTAGGGATGTGGAGCTAATTCTCAAGATCAAACCTGTTATGTCTTCAGAGGATTATCTGATTTGGGAACACACTAAGAGTGGTGCGTATTCTGTCAAGTCTGGTTACTGGGCAGCTTATCAGAGAGAAAAGATTGATCTACTAACAGAAGCTTTGATGCAACCCTCAGTTTTACCCATCAAGAATCAGATTTGGAAGATCAGCACTGCTACCAAAATCCGTAATTTCTTGTGGAAAGTAGTGAGTGGAGCTATTCCTGTTGCTGATAAAATGTTATCGAGAGGGATGAAGGTTGATTCTAGATGTCAAAGCTGTGGTTTGGAAGGGGAATCAGTCAATCATGTACTATTTTCTTGCACAGTTGCTAGACAGGTTTGGGCTATGTTTAATTTTCCTGTCCCATGCAATGGGTTTGATTCTGAATCAGTTTTCCAAAACATCTATTATCTACTGTTGGTGAGCAAAAATTCGAAATATCCTGTGGAAGTTAGAACAGCCTTCCCATGGGTTTTATGGCAGCTTTGGAAAAACAGGAACTTATTCTCATTTGAAGGCAGAAGTTTTTGTGCTTCTAGAACAATAGCCAAGATTAGAGATAATGCTTCCCAGTGGTTTCATGTGCAGTCCTTAACCGCTGCAGATGCGATAATTGAGAGGTCGAAAGCGGATTTGGGGAAAAAAGGTTGGTATCCTCCGGTCCAAGGATGGAAAAAATGCAACCTAGGATCTTCATGGGATAAAGAAACGAGTACAGGAGGAGCTGCTTGGGTTTTAAGAAACAAGAAAGGGGAAACTCTTATGCATAGTCGAAGATCCTTTGCTTCAGTTTTTAGCAAGATGGATGCTAGTCTTCTATGTTGGTTATGGGCAATTGAAAGTATGAAAAGTCTAAACTTTGATAAGATTGTTTTCGCTTCTGAGGATTCGGCTCTTATGGGAGCTATTCAAAGACCTCCAGCTTGGCCTTCTTTCAAGTTTCAGTCACGCTCTGTAGGTAATGCCCTGGGAAGTTTTTTGCAGTGGAAAATATGGTTAGAAGAAAGAAGCTCTAACCTTGTCACTCATTTAATCGCAAAGAGTGTTACAAGAGAGGATCGCCGTCAATCTTATGTAGCAATCGGATATCCTTTTTGGCTTCATAACCTTTTTGTCTCTAATTGTGCTTTTATTCGTTTATAG